In the genome of Coraliomargarita algicola, one region contains:
- a CDS encoding sensor histidine kinase — protein sequence MKKSHRYTLFLLFFILTLIVGLRAFRYPEERTVALPVTEGAQISILKDQTLGNIEEILEIAQQPDRFTAYNPNTSRTSSDIFVSCWIQLPLSNYEDRPLERVLEIDYRWVDIAQLYEIHPDGSYTMYQNGENIPSAQKGLPFATHAFQIEFAAHESKTYFLYLRDYHWLLPAITMWESPAVYVERAHTEQNVVFLYMGLLTGLILMNGCIYLALRDQDTLYYILFLLAACALHIVHFNLHTTLLSRIEMGQLAWLPAGVNFFLYSGLLVLTAGLFLRFALEFLQTRHYCPRAYRPVLYLANALVLASPIFMFGPATLFGRSIISIIVSIWACSHLIALSLALYGVFKKVPQTYFFIPATFLLLIVSWQYTSILMTGGIPTSELLLQWLYASGIEMGVLAVGLSERIRMVNDQREAAQANALSEAEKRAELQEQYNNQLEHDVAARTSELAASDQQKSELLRIIAHDIKAPIDGVSSLARMLADSPQSLEPALIKEYTKDIEGSAAHLSELTKSLLLWGQLQTGKHSVGLQPYLLSDLQDAITPALTMLAKTKAIHLDWEIPPQTFARFDFESIASVLRNLTINALKYSHPESRVRISAEVDSERIKLSVKDWGVGITPERLQRLRKQRALESTKGVNGEPGTGIGLQICYDILKAHKSNLHITSQVQQGTHCYFYLRTWNQASQ from the coding sequence GTGAAAAAAAGCCACCGCTATACACTATTCCTCCTATTTTTTATACTGACCTTAATCGTCGGCTTACGGGCTTTTCGATATCCGGAAGAAAGAACCGTAGCACTGCCGGTAACGGAAGGGGCACAAATCTCTATCCTAAAAGATCAAACATTAGGCAATATTGAGGAAATTTTAGAAATCGCTCAACAGCCAGATCGCTTCACCGCCTACAATCCGAACACCTCGCGGACCTCCTCCGATATTTTCGTGAGTTGCTGGATACAATTACCACTGAGCAACTATGAAGACCGTCCACTCGAACGTGTTCTGGAAATCGATTACCGTTGGGTAGACATCGCGCAACTTTACGAGATCCACCCGGACGGCAGCTATACGATGTATCAGAACGGCGAGAACATTCCTTCCGCTCAAAAAGGACTCCCCTTCGCGACGCATGCCTTTCAGATCGAGTTCGCCGCGCATGAAAGTAAAACATACTTCCTCTACCTGAGGGACTACCATTGGCTACTCCCGGCCATCACCATGTGGGAGAGCCCCGCAGTTTATGTAGAACGTGCGCACACAGAGCAAAACGTGGTCTTCCTCTACATGGGTCTCCTGACCGGACTTATTTTAATGAACGGGTGCATCTACTTAGCCCTGCGGGATCAAGACACACTCTACTATATACTTTTCTTATTAGCCGCCTGTGCACTGCACATTGTCCACTTCAATCTACATACCACACTGCTGAGTCGAATCGAAATGGGCCAGCTAGCCTGGCTGCCCGCGGGGGTCAATTTCTTCCTCTACAGCGGCCTATTGGTCCTCACCGCCGGGCTCTTCCTACGTTTCGCACTGGAATTTCTACAGACTAGGCACTACTGCCCGCGCGCCTATCGCCCGGTGCTTTATCTCGCCAATGCACTGGTTCTGGCCTCGCCGATCTTCATGTTCGGTCCAGCCACACTATTTGGGCGCTCCATCATTAGCATCATCGTCAGCATCTGGGCCTGCAGTCACTTAATCGCCCTCTCACTTGCTTTATACGGTGTATTCAAAAAGGTACCGCAAACTTACTTTTTCATACCAGCCACATTCTTATTACTCATCGTATCCTGGCAGTATACCAGTATTTTAATGACCGGTGGCATCCCCACATCCGAGCTGCTGCTTCAGTGGCTCTACGCATCTGGCATCGAAATGGGCGTCTTGGCCGTGGGATTGAGTGAGCGCATACGCATGGTCAATGACCAAAGAGAGGCCGCACAAGCCAATGCCTTATCTGAAGCAGAGAAACGGGCAGAGCTACAGGAACAGTATAACAACCAACTGGAACACGACGTCGCCGCCCGCACCAGCGAGTTAGCGGCCTCCGACCAGCAAAAGAGCGAGCTATTGCGCATTATCGCTCACGACATTAAAGCCCCCATCGACGGCGTCAGCAGCCTTGCACGTATGCTCGCAGATTCACCGCAAAGTCTCGAGCCGGCACTCATCAAAGAATATACAAAAGATATCGAAGGAAGCGCAGCCCACCTATCTGAGCTCACTAAAAGCCTGCTGCTATGGGGACAATTACAAACTGGCAAACATTCAGTCGGGCTCCAACCCTACCTGCTGAGCGACTTGCAAGACGCCATCACTCCCGCACTCACCATGCTGGCCAAAACCAAGGCAATTCATTTGGACTGGGAGATTCCGCCACAGACCTTTGCGCGTTTTGACTTCGAAAGTATCGCATCTGTGCTACGCAATCTAACCATCAACGCCCTAAAATACAGCCACCCCGAGAGTCGTGTCCGGATCAGTGCCGAGGTGGATTCCGAGCGGATAAAACTATCTGTCAAAGACTGGGGAGTCGGCATCACGCCCGAACGCCTGCAACGTCTGCGTAAACAACGGGCACTCGAAAGCACCAAAGGTGTCAACGGTGAGCCCGGAACCGGCATTGGCCTACAGATCTGCTACGACATTCTCAAAGCGCACAAGTCCAACTTACACATCACCAGCCAAGTCCAACAGGGCACGCATTGCTACTTTTACCTCAGAACTTGGAATCAGGCATCCCAATGA
- a CDS encoding MBG domain-containing protein gives MRDLQSSLPFSQLLLLAFFTAVLAVPPSSLQAALPSGLEVSHGDIRLSGDGALLNIHQLTPQAIANWQSFSIDANSVVNIQQLDENSVLLNRVMGADPSSLMGQLSANGRVYLINPNGIVVGPDASINTADFIASALDLSDSDFLNGGDLSFVGESAASVVNLGQITAANGDVILIAHQVSNAGELHAPKGMVGLAAGQEVLLMAEGDPRIMVKTSLAGHSSELGVDNSGVIQAAEAELVAAGGNLYELAINQTGYIQATGAEVRNGRVLLTAEDGVIAHSGQILANNVDGSGGEVLIGGDYRGQNTAIANAARTVVTEEAVIDVSASSEHADAGRVIVWADEATRFWGNIYGQGGAQAGAGAFVEVSGKQYLDFAGLVDLSAANGAAGSLLLDPASLTIQLAGGDSASSLGGDPYVFGDELDSGSILQVSTLESQLALSDVTLLASLADDGASSSIVVNDAVSWTSGNHLTFESANDIWINADLNAGSGHVVFGLGFAYDGEVLGGPTLTGDFIVDGAASIVADTITIRNSTVDSHVGNSNFGPMGAIDINGALTVNTLDFQYPNRLPGRNGAEGGIRGGISIDHAANQIGTITTSEADGMIYDDVVIVDSAGGLVLDGFFNVTGGDVRISTVGDLTLSAGTQLAVNSGYPELDGDGMIGGDLFLAAQAGAFINQSDANALMPDGMGRFLVYSDNPSDTVKGGLLGAPVYNKTFSANAPDSITQTGNRFLYSLAPTLTLTANNLSKTVGEANPILSFNVSGLVAGDTAADVFSGAPALSTSADITSAIGEYSIDLATGTVVLSDYDYGLNLVDGILSVEAAALVELLITADDMFRYYGDHNPDFTASFDGLIDGDDASVVNGLQFSTSADLTSPVGNYTITPFGATAEAYNISYANGTLTVNPRLLTITALDLEKTYGDALPAFASSVSGLASFDDESDLGSISYSSTASLTTADVGAYAITPSGGSNANYSISYVAGTATVTPRAATITAPTLSREYGLNNPTYNATGSGFLSGEFNRSLVEYNEISVLAGIGHYTLTPSAYVDPNYSISYVDGSLEITKAPLTLTANSFSREYGLENPSFSFYDSEYRLGHSSSDVFSDIQLSSTAAVTSSVGTYSIDLDVTQTNENYDVTLQSGKLTITKAPLLVAPTLATKIYGEANPDFSVTAYGLRNGDTANVVTSERFQVFANEYSEVGSYELSLLAATAQNYSLSFNPSFLNITPRELTITANDATREYGDANPIFSASFDGLASFDDESVISNLRLSTSATPASNALQYGIHVSSDSNRNYQISYEPGFLTVTKAPLDISLSWVSRLYGDGNASALSAVEIEEAYGFKLDDDLSDIRLSDLTTTATQFSDVGNYLVNGSIDSEKYEVRSLNPGLLTVTPRPLTVLIDMDASERVRSYGDAGLDVSDHLIVANLTAWDTVETVFEVEDPTQTFTPIGEYNFTGKVLDSNYTLSSFANTSFTIQQLALDLVFDGATRVYGGDAINLWHYLETDELFVAGDTPESVLSTPTADVSVSSDVGEYPISVASINSNYTVNSITGKFSITPRPLFVYLNEIERVFGNANPSGYASYRIAGGANDLLSFDSLDSVLQVNAPEVTADVGTYSLTPTMLTDNYELLSFEGSMTINPRQITLQLPDSVRRVYGDANPTLDPIEVLTPSGLANSGLASFHTVADVIHADLPAIDASPQVLYWSDVFSLNSNYNVDFSDEFQFRIDPRPITLELPSFTRLYGDLNPDVTIVERSSTGNSQGLASFDTLESAFPLSLPDESANVGSYMASVSNSNYDITSYGGEIQIDPRVLKVDAMNKSSIYGEDHGSFSVTTVEGSDGFAWFDDSLERRIEILLRSDLDETTEVGTYQFVNESFENYIIDLRYGGILTVNPRPVTIQLPGFTRVYGSENPEDSIFAVADGSAYGLASFDRLEDVISLGVETPSIQTDAGTYAFDITSDPNYNFSYVGESAYTITQRSLFYRISNVLRSYGDDAGQLPYQELFASDNSGIASFDTFEEVVHFNVPGAEANVGRYTVTADVDDNYQITLFGPTEGQAPYVQIEPRYLWVDLMGYDRLYGDENQQDGVIITQGSLPSFAQMSDVFELFTPSVNTPAGEYVVSRVLDNRNYTVTVNRGSESMIISPRTLTLSLNSHPFGYYGDENFFADFVIGGDGLAAHDTYSDVISVPLLDQLNANSDVGYYLLDSVELDPTRYTLQDFSASVFTLLPRQLQLSIQDLSLDFDSIDELIAYLNDEYLVVAADVTGLPAGESIDDAFPVIRYQVVDDERVPQLPVIPTMNNVVIPEVSELAADSSLIGNGLTLIAGTSAPPSTGVSRSSSAITEEGEINLSQYLTVYDGYDTEENYVLTAVHNGSIQLTVPNTLSDTLVQSYTGTSITINGTDFSLTDLMDLANQSSNQELTVVSGNQPAPTLDSLFAGGDYSLGIDMMMALFESLFSDGERLTFEEGSLFYEITRSTTGSLDDLSPFLIQRWFERNADSPDFMTMLAEPLAVYSQSFLDKDPTTYSAAEQQFADLLGEHLGDARDDVAARMVEKRDAWIAVEEAKGSNLADLFGKDVPWSDFMSEAAGEFVTDNLEGKIVGTAIAAGASGAGVATGVAVLTSFVMPYAFGKVAAGVGTSIAAGTSLAGASAAALVAVPAVIVAGAVVGSVARGIQVFDNADQKVIFDGIQSEVGRDMNPANFDLTNSAGEDHTLNQSILAGALASMLFGG, from the coding sequence ATGAGAGATCTCCAATCGTCCCTTCCCTTTAGTCAATTACTACTCCTTGCGTTTTTCACTGCCGTTTTGGCTGTACCGCCCAGCTCCCTGCAGGCGGCGCTGCCGAGTGGCCTGGAAGTGAGTCATGGTGACATTCGCTTGTCCGGGGATGGGGCGCTTTTAAATATTCATCAGCTCACGCCACAGGCGATCGCCAATTGGCAGAGCTTTTCGATCGATGCGAATAGTGTGGTGAATATTCAGCAATTGGACGAAAATTCGGTCCTGTTAAATCGAGTGATGGGGGCCGATCCTTCCAGTCTGATGGGGCAGTTAAGTGCCAATGGACGTGTATATTTGATCAATCCCAATGGTATCGTGGTCGGGCCAGACGCATCGATTAATACTGCCGATTTTATTGCCTCGGCATTGGATCTTTCGGATAGCGATTTTCTGAATGGAGGCGACTTGTCTTTTGTGGGCGAATCCGCTGCCAGTGTGGTGAATTTGGGGCAGATCACCGCAGCCAATGGAGATGTCATACTTATTGCCCACCAAGTGTCTAATGCAGGTGAGCTACATGCACCGAAGGGGATGGTCGGACTGGCTGCAGGGCAAGAGGTCTTACTGATGGCTGAGGGCGATCCGCGTATAATGGTGAAAACTTCGCTTGCAGGACACAGTTCCGAGCTTGGCGTGGATAACAGCGGTGTGATCCAAGCTGCGGAGGCAGAGCTCGTGGCTGCGGGTGGAAATCTGTATGAGTTAGCGATCAATCAGACAGGCTACATTCAGGCGACTGGGGCCGAAGTGCGCAATGGGCGCGTGTTGCTTACCGCTGAGGATGGCGTGATCGCACATAGCGGGCAAATTCTCGCCAATAACGTCGACGGTAGTGGTGGCGAAGTCCTGATTGGGGGGGATTATCGCGGGCAGAATACAGCCATCGCCAATGCGGCGCGGACCGTAGTGACTGAGGAGGCCGTGATCGATGTGAGTGCCAGCAGTGAGCATGCAGATGCGGGGCGTGTGATCGTGTGGGCAGACGAAGCGACTCGCTTCTGGGGGAATATTTATGGCCAAGGAGGGGCGCAAGCTGGTGCGGGTGCCTTTGTGGAAGTGTCTGGTAAGCAGTATTTGGACTTTGCTGGTTTGGTGGATTTGTCCGCTGCAAATGGGGCAGCGGGCAGCTTGTTGCTCGACCCGGCTTCGTTGACTATTCAGCTGGCGGGCGGCGATAGTGCATCTTCATTGGGAGGCGACCCCTATGTATTTGGAGATGAGTTGGATTCGGGGTCGATCTTACAGGTGTCGACGCTGGAGTCGCAACTGGCTCTCAGTGATGTGACCTTGCTGGCCAGTTTGGCTGATGATGGAGCGAGTTCGTCAATCGTGGTCAATGATGCCGTTAGCTGGACCTCGGGGAATCATCTGACATTTGAATCGGCCAATGATATTTGGATCAATGCCGATTTAAATGCTGGCAGTGGTCATGTAGTTTTCGGCTTAGGTTTTGCCTATGATGGCGAAGTGCTCGGCGGGCCTACACTGACGGGTGATTTTATTGTCGATGGCGCGGCGTCGATTGTTGCGGATACGATCACCATCCGCAATAGCACCGTGGATTCCCATGTCGGGAATTCGAATTTTGGGCCAATGGGGGCGATTGACATCAATGGGGCGCTCACGGTGAATACCTTGGATTTTCAGTATCCCAATCGTCTACCAGGTCGAAACGGAGCTGAAGGCGGTATTCGCGGAGGAATCTCAATCGATCATGCAGCCAATCAAATTGGAACGATCACTACCAGTGAGGCGGACGGGATGATTTATGATGATGTGGTGATTGTCGACAGTGCGGGCGGTCTCGTGCTGGATGGGTTTTTTAATGTGACGGGCGGGGATGTGAGGATTTCCACCGTGGGAGATTTAACCTTAAGCGCCGGCACTCAGCTCGCGGTCAATTCAGGTTATCCGGAACTGGATGGAGACGGGATGATTGGGGGGGACCTCTTTCTCGCGGCGCAAGCAGGTGCCTTTATTAATCAGAGTGATGCGAATGCTCTAATGCCAGATGGCATGGGCCGTTTTCTGGTTTATTCAGATAATCCCAGCGACACGGTAAAAGGTGGCCTGCTGGGGGCACCCGTTTATAATAAGACTTTCTCTGCCAACGCGCCGGACTCAATTACCCAGACCGGCAATCGTTTCCTATACAGTCTCGCTCCGACCTTAACTTTGACTGCGAATAACCTCTCCAAAACAGTCGGAGAGGCGAACCCCATTCTTAGTTTCAATGTGTCCGGATTGGTCGCTGGTGATACGGCTGCTGATGTCTTCAGCGGGGCACCAGCTTTGAGCACGAGTGCAGATATTACCAGTGCGATTGGCGAATACTCCATCGATCTCGCAACGGGCACTGTGGTTTTGTCGGATTATGATTATGGCCTGAACTTGGTAGACGGCATTTTATCGGTAGAAGCCGCAGCCTTAGTTGAGCTCTTGATCACAGCAGATGATATGTTTCGTTATTACGGTGATCACAATCCCGACTTCACTGCTAGCTTTGATGGCCTCATCGACGGCGACGATGCCAGCGTAGTGAATGGATTACAGTTTAGCACAAGCGCGGACTTAACTTCCCCCGTAGGTAACTATACCATCACTCCCTTCGGCGCCACGGCAGAGGCTTACAATATTAGCTATGCCAATGGCACATTGACAGTGAACCCACGCCTTTTAACGATCACTGCATTAGACTTGGAGAAAACCTACGGGGATGCCTTACCCGCATTTGCTAGTTCGGTCAGCGGTTTGGCATCTTTTGATGATGAATCCGACCTTGGAAGTATCAGCTATAGCAGCACTGCCAGTTTGACCACCGCAGATGTGGGCGCCTATGCGATCACCCCTTCCGGTGGTAGCAACGCCAATTACAGTATTAGTTATGTGGCGGGCACTGCTACGGTAACTCCGCGCGCTGCCACAATTACTGCGCCCACGCTCAGTCGTGAATATGGTCTAAATAATCCGACTTACAATGCCACAGGCTCGGGCTTCCTCAGTGGCGAATTTAATCGCAGTCTGGTCGAGTATAATGAGATTTCTGTGTTAGCTGGTATCGGTCACTATACTTTGACTCCGTCCGCTTATGTCGACCCCAACTATAGTATCAGCTATGTCGATGGCTCTTTAGAAATTACCAAAGCGCCCCTGACTTTGACGGCGAATAGTTTTAGCCGTGAGTATGGTTTGGAAAATCCGAGCTTTAGCTTCTACGATTCGGAGTATCGCTTGGGGCATAGCAGTTCGGATGTCTTTAGCGATATTCAGCTATCGTCAACGGCTGCGGTGACTTCCTCCGTCGGCACGTATTCGATCGATTTGGACGTCACCCAAACGAATGAGAATTACGATGTGACGCTACAGAGCGGGAAGTTAACGATTACCAAAGCGCCGCTCCTGGTGGCGCCTACATTAGCTACAAAAATCTATGGTGAGGCGAACCCCGACTTTAGTGTGACCGCTTATGGTCTGCGTAATGGAGATACTGCAAATGTTGTGACTTCAGAGCGGTTCCAAGTATTTGCCAATGAATACTCTGAGGTCGGTAGCTACGAATTGAGCTTATTGGCGGCTACTGCTCAGAACTATAGCCTGAGTTTTAATCCGAGTTTTCTGAATATTACACCACGAGAGCTGACTATTACGGCGAACGATGCGACTCGTGAGTATGGCGATGCCAATCCCATCTTTAGTGCAAGTTTTGATGGCTTAGCGAGTTTTGATGATGAGTCGGTCATTTCTAATCTGCGCTTGTCAACCTCGGCTACGCCCGCCTCGAATGCACTCCAGTATGGCATCCATGTGAGCTCCGATTCAAATCGAAATTATCAGATCAGCTACGAGCCAGGATTTCTAACTGTTACGAAGGCACCGTTGGATATTTCATTGAGTTGGGTCAGTCGCCTTTATGGTGATGGTAATGCCTCCGCGCTCTCGGCTGTTGAGATCGAGGAAGCGTATGGTTTTAAATTAGATGACGATCTCAGTGATATACGGCTCAGTGATCTCACGACTACAGCCACACAGTTTTCGGATGTCGGTAACTACCTGGTCAATGGGAGCATCGACTCTGAGAAATATGAAGTCAGAAGTCTAAACCCCGGTTTGCTCACTGTGACGCCACGACCTTTAACTGTTTTGATCGATATGGATGCCAGCGAACGTGTGCGCAGTTATGGTGATGCAGGCCTTGATGTGAGTGATCACTTGATTGTAGCCAACCTGACTGCATGGGACACAGTTGAGACTGTGTTCGAAGTTGAGGATCCGACTCAGACATTCACGCCCATCGGAGAATATAATTTTACGGGCAAGGTGCTGGATTCGAACTATACGTTGAGCAGTTTTGCCAATACCAGCTTTACCATTCAGCAGCTCGCTTTGGATCTGGTTTTTGATGGTGCGACTCGCGTGTATGGTGGCGATGCGATCAACCTGTGGCATTATTTAGAGACCGACGAGCTCTTTGTTGCCGGAGATACGCCCGAGAGCGTTCTGAGCACGCCGACTGCAGATGTTTCTGTTAGCAGTGATGTGGGGGAATACCCCATTTCCGTCGCTAGCATTAATAGCAACTACACTGTAAACTCTATTACGGGTAAGTTCAGTATCACGCCGCGTCCGTTATTTGTCTATTTAAATGAGATCGAGCGCGTGTTTGGTAATGCGAATCCGTCTGGATACGCGAGCTATCGCATCGCCGGAGGCGCGAACGATCTGCTTAGTTTTGATTCGCTCGATAGCGTGTTACAGGTCAATGCACCTGAGGTGACGGCCGATGTCGGGACTTATTCGCTGACACCTACGATGCTTACAGATAACTATGAGCTACTTTCGTTTGAGGGCAGTATGACTATCAACCCACGCCAGATCACATTGCAACTGCCAGATTCCGTGCGACGTGTTTATGGTGATGCTAATCCCACACTCGATCCCATTGAGGTCTTAACTCCCAGTGGATTGGCCAATTCGGGATTAGCAAGTTTCCACACCGTGGCCGATGTGATTCACGCGGATTTACCTGCCATCGATGCGAGTCCGCAGGTTCTCTATTGGAGTGATGTCTTTTCCTTAAATAGTAATTACAATGTTGATTTTTCCGATGAGTTTCAGTTCCGAATTGATCCACGGCCGATCACGTTGGAACTACCATCTTTTACACGATTGTATGGTGATCTCAATCCAGATGTGACTATCGTCGAGCGCAGCTCGACTGGCAATAGCCAAGGCTTGGCATCCTTTGATACCCTAGAGTCTGCTTTTCCTCTGAGCCTGCCAGATGAGTCTGCTAACGTGGGCAGTTACATGGCGAGCGTCAGCAATTCTAATTACGATATCACGAGCTACGGAGGTGAGATTCAAATCGACCCACGGGTGCTCAAGGTCGACGCGATGAATAAAAGCAGCATCTATGGCGAAGATCATGGCTCTTTCTCTGTCACTACCGTCGAGGGTTCGGACGGCTTTGCATGGTTTGATGATTCTCTTGAGCGACGTATCGAAATTTTGCTGCGCAGCGATCTGGATGAAACGACCGAGGTGGGGACTTATCAATTTGTGAATGAGAGTTTTGAGAACTATATCATTGATCTCCGTTATGGTGGCATCTTGACGGTGAATCCACGTCCAGTGACGATACAATTGCCCGGATTCACGCGTGTGTATGGAAGTGAGAATCCCGAGGATTCAATTTTTGCAGTGGCTGATGGTTCTGCGTATGGCCTCGCTTCGTTTGATCGTCTGGAGGATGTCATCTCATTGGGAGTGGAGACGCCAAGCATACAAACGGATGCAGGCACATACGCCTTCGATATCACTAGCGACCCAAATTACAATTTTAGTTATGTCGGAGAGTCGGCGTATACCATCACTCAGCGGTCCTTGTTTTACCGGATCTCAAATGTCCTCAGGTCCTACGGCGATGATGCTGGGCAGTTGCCCTACCAGGAACTCTTTGCCAGCGACAACTCTGGTATCGCTTCTTTTGATACCTTTGAAGAAGTGGTTCATTTTAATGTGCCTGGAGCGGAAGCAAATGTCGGGCGCTACACTGTGACCGCGGATGTGGATGATAATTATCAAATCACACTGTTCGGTCCCACCGAAGGGCAGGCGCCTTATGTGCAGATCGAACCACGCTATCTATGGGTCGATTTGATGGGCTATGATCGCCTATACGGTGACGAAAATCAGCAAGATGGAGTTATTATTACACAAGGAAGCCTACCATCATTCGCGCAGATGAGTGATGTCTTCGAACTCTTTACACCGTCTGTCAATACGCCTGCTGGGGAGTATGTGGTGAGTCGAGTGCTGGATAATCGCAATTATACTGTGACTGTGAACCGTGGGAGCGAGTCGATGATCATCAGCCCGCGCACTCTCACACTGAGCCTGAATAGTCATCCTTTCGGCTACTATGGTGATGAAAACTTTTTCGCAGATTTTGTGATCGGCGGAGATGGCCTCGCGGCACATGATACTTATAGCGATGTGATTTCGGTGCCCTTGTTGGATCAGTTGAATGCGAACTCGGATGTCGGTTATTATCTCTTGGATTCAGTCGAGCTTGATCCCACTCGTTATACCTTGCAGGACTTTAGCGCTTCGGTGTTCACGCTCTTGCCGCGTCAATTACAGCTCAGCATTCAGGATTTGTCTCTGGATTTTGATAGCATCGATGAGTTGATTGCATACTTAAACGATGAATACCTGGTGGTCGCCGCCGATGTGACAGGCCTACCTGCTGGTGAGAGTATTGATGACGCCTTTCCAGTCATACGTTATCAAGTTGTGGACGATGAGCGTGTTCCACAGTTGCCGGTGATACCGACTATGAACAATGTCGTTATCCCCGAGGTGTCTGAACTGGCAGCAGACTCTAGTTTAATCGGGAATGGGCTCACTTTGATCGCTGGCACCAGTGCACCACCATCGACGGGGGTAAGTCGCAGCTCCAGTGCGATTACAGAGGAGGGTGAAATCAACTTGAGTCAATATCTCACAGTTTACGATGGCTATGACACCGAGGAAAATTACGTGCTGACTGCGGTCCATAATGGCAGCATTCAATTGACCGTGCCGAACACCTTGTCCGATACATTAGTACAGTCTTATACGGGGACGAGCATCACTATCAATGGCACAGATTTCTCGCTCACAGATTTGATGGATCTGGCCAATCAGTCGAGCAACCAAGAGCTGACAGTGGTGAGTGGTAATCAGCCAGCGCCGACACTGGATAGTCTTTTTGCCGGAGGCGATTACAGTCTGGGGATTGATATGATGATGGCATTATTCGAGAGTCTTTTTTCGGATGGAGAGCGTCTGACTTTCGAGGAAGGGAGTTTGTTTTATGAAATTACCCGTAGCACCACAGGAAGCTTAGACGACCTTAGCCCATTCTTGATCCAGCGTTGGTTTGAGCGAAATGCCGACAGTCCGGATTTTATGACGATGCTGGCCGAGCCTTTGGCCGTGTATAGCCAGTCATTTTTAGATAAAGATCCTACGACATACAGTGCTGCAGAGCAGCAGTTCGCAGATTTATTAGGCGAGCATTTAGGCGATGCACGCGACGATGTGGCGGCACGTATGGTTGAGAAGCGAGATGCCTGGATCGCAGTCGAGGAGGCGAAAGGATCCAATTTAGCGGACTTGTTTGGTAAGGATGTACCATGGTCAGACTTTATGAGCGAAGCCGCAGGCGAATTTGTAACGGATAATTTAGAAGGTAAAATCGTCGGCACTGCGATTGCGGCCGGAGCCTCCGGAGCGGGCGTTGCCACTGGTGTGGCGGTGTTAACCTCTTTTGTGATGCCCTACGCCTTCGGTAAAGTCGCTGCCGGTGTTGGCACTTCGATCGCTGCGGGAACGTCTTTGGCGGGGGCGAGTGCCGCCGCGCTTGTGGCCGTGCCAGCAGTCATTGTGGCGGGTGCCGTTGTTGGCAGTGTCGCACGTGGAATACAGGTATTCGACAATGCGGATCAAAAAGTCATCTTTGATGGTATTCAGAGTGAAGTCGGGCGAGACATGAATCCCGCAAACTTTGATTTAACAAATAGTGCAGGTGAGGACCATACGCTCAATCAGTCCATCCTGGCTGGGGCGCTGGCGAGTATGCTGTTCGGCGGGTAG